In Marmota flaviventris isolate mMarFla1 unplaced genomic scaffold, mMarFla1.hap1 Scaffold_66, whole genome shotgun sequence, a genomic segment contains:
- the LOC139704467 gene encoding GSK-3-binding protein FRAT2-like has protein sequence MPCWREEEEEAGEEAEAEEEDDDSFLLLEQSVTLGGSGEVDRLVAQIGQTLQLDATQDSPASPCVSSGPPLQPPAALPADKARSPAVPLLLRPASAEAGGPSPPGALRCALGDRGRVRGRAAPYCVAELASGPSALPGRCRRGWLRGAGASRRIQQRRWTQAGARAGDDDPHRLLQQLVLSGNLIKEAVRRLQRAVAAVAATSPTGASGPGGGRSGQDPVVLQTSSALL, from the coding sequence ATGCCGtgctggagggaggaggaagaggaagccgGCGAGGAAGcggaggcggaggaggaggacGACGACAGCTTCCTCCTGCTGGAGCAGTCGGTGACTCTGGGCGGCTCGGGCGAGGTGGACCGACTGGTGGCCCAGATCGGCCAGACGTTGCAGCTGGACGCGACTCAAGACAGTCCGGCCTCCCCGTGCGTGTCCTCAGGGCCGCCGCTACAGCCCCCGGCGGCGCTGCCGGCGGACAAGGCCCGGTCCCCGGCCGTTCCTCTGCTGCTGCGACCCGCGTCGGCCGAAGCTGGGGGGCCCTCGCCCCCGGGAGCCCTACGCTGTGCCCTCGGAGACCGCGGTCGCGTGCGGGGTCGCGCTGCGCCCTATTGCGTGGCAGAGCTCGCCTCAGGCCCCAGCGCACTACCCGGGCGGTGCAGGCGAGGATGGCTCCGTGGCGCCGGCGCCTCCCGGCGCATTCAACAGCGACGGTGGACCCAGGCCGGAGCACGCGCGGGCGATGACGACCCCCACCGCCTCCTGCAACAGCTGGTGCTGTCGGGAAACCTCATTAAGGAAGCAGTGAGGAGGCTCCAGCGAGCCGTCGCCGCGGTTGCGGCCACCAGCCCCACGGGTGCCTCTGGGCCCGGTGGCGGACGCAGCGGACAGGACCCCGTCGTCCTGCAGACCTCGAGCGCCTTGCTCTGA